A genome region from Novipirellula caenicola includes the following:
- a CDS encoding FKBP-type peptidyl-prolyl cis-trans isomerase, giving the protein MNRLSAHITSRGLRASLGLLSSAAYLNPNSLLFRIDRMLKTALLLLLFVSMTLSANGDEVPSEDKDTKLKPGPVDPQEKEKPGAIDEDANSEFKKTDSGLKYRILRKSDKAKPTAKDSVEVHYKGWLDDGTIFDSSYRRASKISFPLSGVIKGWTEGMQLVGEGGMIELEIPASLGYGARGAGGVIPPNATLHFVVELFEIK; this is encoded by the coding sequence GTGAATCGTTTGAGCGCGCACATAACCTCCCGGGGGCTACGAGCCTCACTTGGTTTGTTATCATCTGCTGCTTACCTCAACCCCAATAGTCTTCTGTTTAGGATCGATCGCATGCTGAAAACTGCTTTGCTCTTGTTGCTCTTTGTTTCCATGACCCTTAGTGCTAATGGCGATGAGGTTCCTTCGGAGGACAAAGACACCAAACTAAAACCTGGCCCAGTCGATCCGCAAGAAAAAGAAAAGCCGGGGGCGATCGATGAAGATGCGAACTCCGAATTCAAGAAGACCGATTCGGGTCTGAAGTACCGCATCCTCCGTAAGAGCGACAAAGCCAAACCGACGGCGAAAGACAGCGTCGAAGTCCACTACAAGGGATGGCTGGATGATGGCACCATTTTCGATAGCTCTTATCGTCGCGCGTCGAAGATTTCATTTCCGCTGAGCGGCGTGATCAAAGGATGGACCGAAGGGATGCAGCTTGTCGGCGAAGGGGGAATGATTGAATTGGAAATTCCTGCCTCACTCGGCTACGGCGCTCGCGGTGCTGGCGGCGTGATTCCTCCGAATGCAACGTTGCACTTTGTCGTCGAGCTCTTCGAGATCAAATAG
- a CDS encoding NAD-dependent deacylase, with protein sequence MKILILTGAGISAESGVPTFRDANGLWEGHRFEDVATPQAFQRNPALVHDFYNQRRRCLLDAKIQPNAAHRALAEFEAAHQDDFLLVTQNIDDLHVRAGSKKVLAMHGELLKARCVRTGEVFPWRDDLDESTPHPARPDIRGTLRPHVVWFGEMPLGLEQIEAAANQADLFVAIGTSAVVYPAAGIVRQTKPSCRKIEINLDETPNSAVFDESIRGKASVEVPAFLSSLGVR encoded by the coding sequence ATGAAGATTCTGATTTTGACCGGCGCCGGCATCTCAGCTGAATCGGGCGTACCGACTTTTCGCGATGCAAATGGATTGTGGGAGGGACATCGTTTTGAAGATGTTGCCACGCCGCAAGCGTTTCAGCGGAATCCGGCTTTGGTCCACGATTTCTATAACCAGCGACGGCGTTGCTTGTTGGATGCAAAAATCCAACCAAACGCAGCCCACCGAGCGTTGGCGGAGTTCGAGGCCGCGCACCAGGACGATTTTTTGCTCGTCACGCAAAACATTGATGATCTGCATGTCCGCGCTGGCAGCAAGAAAGTGTTGGCGATGCACGGCGAACTTTTGAAAGCCCGCTGCGTCCGCACCGGAGAAGTATTTCCGTGGCGAGATGATCTCGACGAATCAACCCCGCACCCCGCGCGGCCAGACATCCGCGGGACGCTACGTCCGCATGTTGTGTGGTTTGGTGAAATGCCTTTGGGGCTCGAGCAAATCGAAGCAGCCGCAAACCAAGCCGACCTGTTTGTCGCGATCGGAACCTCGGCCGTCGTCTATCCCGCCGCCGGAATCGTTCGTCAAACCAAGCCGAGTTGCCGGAAAATCGAAATCAATCTCGACGAAACGCCGAATTCCGCCGTGTTCGATGAATCAATCCGAGGCAAAGCGAGTGTCGAAGTGCCCGCATTCCTAAGCAGCTTGGGGGTCCGCTAA